Proteins encoded by one window of Melospiza melodia melodia isolate bMelMel2 chromosome 9, bMelMel2.pri, whole genome shotgun sequence:
- the RPP30 gene encoding ribonuclease P protein subunit p30 isoform X3, which translates to MAGFADLNLPQGADKKSLQSLLEAAAHLGYSVVALNHVIDFKEKKQEIIKPVSPSELFPSLPIVQGTSKRIKVLTRLTLVVSDPSHCNLLRSTSANIRLYDIIAVFPKTEKLFHIACTTLDVDLVCINVTEKLPFYFRRPPVNMAIDRGIYFELLYTPAIKDSTMRRYTISNAISLMQICKGKNIVISSAAERPLELRGPYDVANLGLLFGLSEGEAKAAVSTNCRATMLHGETRKSACGVVYTVKKPRKVEEEETAVPACKKAKTQA; encoded by the exons ATGGCCGGCTTCGCCGACCTGAATCTGCCGCAGGGAGCGGACAAGAAGTCCCTGCAGAGCCTGCTGGAGGCCGCGGCGCACC TGGGATATTCTGTAGTTGCACTTAATCATGTAATCGACTTTAAAGAAAAGAAGCAG GAAATCATCAAGCCAGTATCCCCTTCAGAGTTGTTTCCATCTTTACCTATTGTACAA GGGACATCTAAAAGAATTAAAGTCTTGACCCGGCTAACACTTGTTGTTTCTGATCCTTCCCACTGTAATCTCTTG AGATCAACATCTGCAAACATAAGGTTATATGACATCATAGCAGTATTTCCAAAAACTGAGAAGCTGTTCCAT ATTGCTTGCACAACACTAGATGTGGATCTGGTCTGCATAAATGTAACAGAAAAGCTGCCATTCTACTTCCGAAGGCCCCCTGTGAATATG GCAATAGATCGAGGCATTTACTTTGAACTTCTTTACACACCTGCCATCAAAGACTCCACTATGAGAAGATACACAATTTCAAATGCCATCAGCCTGATGCAGATCTGCAAAGGAAAG aacATAGTTATATCTAGTGCAGCTGAAAGG ccTCTAGAGCTCCGAGGTCCTTATGATGTGGCTAATCT AGGTTTGCTGTTTGGCCTGTCAGAAGGTGAAGCAAAGGCAGCTGTGTCCACCAACTGTAGAGCCACCATGCTGCATGGAG AAACTCGAAAGAGTGCCTGTGGCGTGGTGTACACGGTGAAGAAGCCTCGCAAGGTTGAGGAGGAGGAAACAGCAGTGCCAGCCTGCAAAAAAGCTAAGACTCAAGCTTGA
- the RPP30 gene encoding ribonuclease P protein subunit p30 isoform X2, with translation MAGFADLNLPQGADKKSLQSLLEAAAHLGYSVVALNHVIDFKEKKQEIIKPVSPSELFPSLPIVQGTSKRIKVLTRLTLVVSDPSHCNLLRSTSANIRLYDIIAVFPKTEKLFHIACTTLDVDLVCINVTEKLPFYFRRPPVNMAIDRGIYFELLYTPAIKDSTMRRYTISNAISLMQICKGKVSCQSENKNIVISSAAERPLELRGPYDVANLGLLFGLSEGEAKAAVSTNCRATMLHGETRKSACGVVYTVKKPRKVEEEETAVPACKKAKTQA, from the exons ATGGCCGGCTTCGCCGACCTGAATCTGCCGCAGGGAGCGGACAAGAAGTCCCTGCAGAGCCTGCTGGAGGCCGCGGCGCACC TGGGATATTCTGTAGTTGCACTTAATCATGTAATCGACTTTAAAGAAAAGAAGCAG GAAATCATCAAGCCAGTATCCCCTTCAGAGTTGTTTCCATCTTTACCTATTGTACAA GGGACATCTAAAAGAATTAAAGTCTTGACCCGGCTAACACTTGTTGTTTCTGATCCTTCCCACTGTAATCTCTTG AGATCAACATCTGCAAACATAAGGTTATATGACATCATAGCAGTATTTCCAAAAACTGAGAAGCTGTTCCAT ATTGCTTGCACAACACTAGATGTGGATCTGGTCTGCATAAATGTAACAGAAAAGCTGCCATTCTACTTCCGAAGGCCCCCTGTGAATATG GCAATAGATCGAGGCATTTACTTTGAACTTCTTTACACACCTGCCATCAAAGACTCCACTATGAGAAGATACACAATTTCAAATGCCATCAGCCTGATGCAGATCTGCAAAGGAAAGGTAAGCTGTCAAAGTGAAAACAAG aacATAGTTATATCTAGTGCAGCTGAAAGG ccTCTAGAGCTCCGAGGTCCTTATGATGTGGCTAATCT AGGTTTGCTGTTTGGCCTGTCAGAAGGTGAAGCAAAGGCAGCTGTGTCCACCAACTGTAGAGCCACCATGCTGCATGGAG AAACTCGAAAGAGTGCCTGTGGCGTGGTGTACACGGTGAAGAAGCCTCGCAAGGTTGAGGAGGAGGAAACAGCAGTGCCAGCCTGCAAAAAAGCTAAGACTCAAGCTTGA
- the RPP30 gene encoding ribonuclease P protein subunit p30 isoform X1, whose product MQMDSKTASLLKYLDLILSRKKCCHRCGVNNNGLPAGGFYPFQCDVELSCHADVGAVFYCPSKLLQLLVQCVQPTSSFCATTIPVGYSVVALNHVIDFKEKKQEIIKPVSPSELFPSLPIVQGTSKRIKVLTRLTLVVSDPSHCNLLRSTSANIRLYDIIAVFPKTEKLFHIACTTLDVDLVCINVTEKLPFYFRRPPVNMAIDRGIYFELLYTPAIKDSTMRRYTISNAISLMQICKGKNIVISSAAERPLELRGPYDVANLGLLFGLSEGEAKAAVSTNCRATMLHGETRKSACGVVYTVKKPRKVEEEETAVPACKKAKTQA is encoded by the exons ATGCAGATGGACTCAAAGACAGCTTCTTTACTGAAATATCTTGATCTAATATTGTCAAGAAAAAAATGCTGCCATAGATGTGGTGTGAACAACAATGGTTTACCAGCTGGGGGTTTTTACCCCTTTCAGTGTGATGTGGAACTTTCCTGCCATGCAGATGTGGGAGCTGTTTTCTACTGTCCCTCAAAACTGCTTCAACTCCTGGTCCAGTGTGTGCAACCCACAAGTAGCTTCTGTGCTACCACCATCCCAG TGGGATATTCTGTAGTTGCACTTAATCATGTAATCGACTTTAAAGAAAAGAAGCAG GAAATCATCAAGCCAGTATCCCCTTCAGAGTTGTTTCCATCTTTACCTATTGTACAA GGGACATCTAAAAGAATTAAAGTCTTGACCCGGCTAACACTTGTTGTTTCTGATCCTTCCCACTGTAATCTCTTG AGATCAACATCTGCAAACATAAGGTTATATGACATCATAGCAGTATTTCCAAAAACTGAGAAGCTGTTCCAT ATTGCTTGCACAACACTAGATGTGGATCTGGTCTGCATAAATGTAACAGAAAAGCTGCCATTCTACTTCCGAAGGCCCCCTGTGAATATG GCAATAGATCGAGGCATTTACTTTGAACTTCTTTACACACCTGCCATCAAAGACTCCACTATGAGAAGATACACAATTTCAAATGCCATCAGCCTGATGCAGATCTGCAAAGGAAAG aacATAGTTATATCTAGTGCAGCTGAAAGG ccTCTAGAGCTCCGAGGTCCTTATGATGTGGCTAATCT AGGTTTGCTGTTTGGCCTGTCAGAAGGTGAAGCAAAGGCAGCTGTGTCCACCAACTGTAGAGCCACCATGCTGCATGGAG AAACTCGAAAGAGTGCCTGTGGCGTGGTGTACACGGTGAAGAAGCCTCGCAAGGTTGAGGAGGAGGAAACAGCAGTGCCAGCCTGCAAAAAAGCTAAGACTCAAGCTTGA